A stretch of Besnoitia besnoiti strain Bb-Ger1 chromosome V, whole genome shotgun sequence DNA encodes these proteins:
- a CDS encoding hypothetical protein (encoded by transcript BESB_061950): MSESPVARRNHRATLVCQAAHSNSEPQCLSHDSLDVHSPPESVYCSKNCDAFSRSSLSVEASNYNGSGSPGVCSLSPSLDQSALESSTSSPLDLRSSDSGKQPFSPPRSPSLRQRTSGLVSPRFIGSHEDGCRASRVSASVRSTVSSEGPARPGLESSSRRASHSHPTYSFDAYPPEVFSRWKGRDRTGASCGLAPAAKSRGRSPAPSGLSPTSILRCGPASHAELSPSPEPRLQSSGSPTALPSPLSQPKSYAEEGSVARQTQPSYLATPEELGRRSAPRLVLASFPAIPPSASRPPLQPTERASEPQPVDEPRALIEYSTRGLSSIVVTDIGGSQLRVSPYSETLPRSAHPLVLPAPPRGASSVAACSGGSPEKTGSGTRAHRDSLHSDGGADLAAGAGVALPRGCPEERIASESELQSHSRAYSGKHVPLAAVPFCGAAGVLSGLRQGDRIRAADSSVRCFQQTLRSASASARQADPAAASRSKQTPRADKERLALIPAHRQPRGLSDVPIGRRDSMASARGGVAPPTCAGSRSLRHDAAVLRQEGIRLSQRDPTVLRSAGAGRVGAAQTAQRGTSKCRRPFDSGSLGYTMQGGGEERQRGRGFLPFSTTSGYSGTPFGAHGGQVNSGLPRGFAGSASRVKLPKWMHDYGVADPSLQTNRHSWQDTSNSLRDTSSYNSHDALLPQARPTPDLALPYREGPFVCGARAGGSDDQGGAAVCVADPSCFAPQLADAYPSSLRGVSRGSAVAPGSYPSPQSCGFACGNPSAVGFPVAHFICSNCGASAVPPHCPVCGAFIIQVDGALPPPSTAHLVNDASLRGSGSQPSLRDSARPRRGDVEDEPQGRPYAPYDLSPPRCRGAPVPRRPHKLGEDAQERPRGLSSAVLRASVTATTHTGADEPLKGEKSSPPAKQQSTSSSTSRLLSTKNLAAQVWGSPRVCALLCSFLRLPQLLVIRRCNKNLLVAAQFEMRYVLYATLQHRLREEERTERPIRSPRPKSCEPSSPCEREGERGRGLTPGGPLVRQKRNQSLPACPFNAETLTRLLQLSETELNALKSGKLPERRAADANTPRKEELRARARRFLSDRDEWLEAHRKRKPAKSLPQLSDSDKAPLERGLDEEIQLRREIQLQHEEELRRREQKLQQQERELLQKEQALWLQENQQRLQQQAVRGIPPRFSREQAAGFVGAWPYESVPPLCGAGPHSNYFEEESDQNAAPVIDYEAEPPTFRRLRHAFLKLWNYNDAQFKAALYRHAFSSFPAYSYDTAAILCRCVYQLCADATSSLPLNSILLLLTDRQSYLWRRMARLSGYLLSSFVVEGSRREFVSGASPAIQRVTPIFLGSDGFGDSPVRTADPGLHVRSRGGYGSAGRPAASSSANDALEEATSPCTLARGVRGAVLESMELKLAKLSPEFIDEFVLYGRQQVLFTQLQATEGGADRALLATTFRRFRKQAEDRYVLMDLYEWLAAALTFAQKCMKVKQMATRQASPARGRPRRTAAGGLAYESAGGTRERFTTPDEGAGSRWRSGDPRGRETPGATGATLRGRSVSRAPAAAGRSFGSDKRDSSQVVHGYCVRSREQEDAATRRKRTPGRGTEAATRSRSILRGTGTAECQRAMLGRVPFASPAQGRSVTFRGRTEARPASGPRMRSGGVSRERLVPATANCLTAKEAATLCKLLQSQGEILDEVKQILKHMAAPGSKAARGP, from the exons ATGTCTGAGTCTCCTGTGGCCAGGAGAAATCATCGTGCAACTCTGGTGTGCCAAGCTGCTCACTCCAACTCGGAGCCTCAATGTCTTTCGCACGACTCGCTGGACGTCCACTCTCCGCCTGAATCTGTCTACTGTTCGAAGAACTGCGACGCGTTTTCTAggtcctctctgtctgtggAGGCCTCTAACTATAACGGATCAGGTTCTCCTGGTGTCTGTTCCTTGTCTCCGAGCCTGGATCAGTCTGCTCTTGAATCCTCAacttcgtcgcctctcgaTTTGAGGTCGTCCGACTCTGGGAAGCAGCcgttctcgcctccgcgcagcccCTCGCTGCGTCAGCGAACCTCGGGGCTCGTCTCGCCGCGTTTCATCGGGAGCCACGAGGACGGCTGCcgtgcctctcgcgtctctgcgtcggtgCGGTCGACAGTGTCCTCAGAGGGCCCTGCTCGCCCGGGGCTGGAGTCGtcctcgcggagggcgagccaTTCACATCCCACGTATTCTTTCGACGCTTACCCGCCAGaggtcttctcgcgctggaAAGGGAGAGACCGCACAGGAGCATCCTGTGGactggcgcctgctgcgaagagccgcggcaGGTCGCCCGCCCCCTCAGGTCTGTCTCCCACGTCAATTCTCCGCTGCGGTCCGGCAAGTCACGCAGAGCTCTCCCCGTCTCCGGAGCCTCGCCTGCAGTCTTCCGGTTCGCCTACGGCGCtcccgtctccgctgtcgcaACCCAAGTCCTACGCGGAAGAGGGGAGTGTCGCGCGACAGACTCAGCCTAGCTATCTGGCAACGCCCGAAGAGCTCGGCCGGCgttctgcgcctcgtcttgTACTCGCCTCCTTTCCTGCTATCCCGCCAAGCGCCAGTCGTCCTCCCCTACAGCCCaccgagagagcgagcgagccgcagccTGTGGATGAACCGCGGGCGCTCATCGAGTACAGCACTCGGGGCCTGAGTAGCATAGTGGTTACCGATatcggcggcagccagcTTCGTGTGTCGCCGTATTCGGAGACGCTGCCTCGCAGTGCTCACCCGCTAGTCCTTCCAGCCCCCCCAAGAGGGGCCTCGTCCGTGGCAGCCTGTTCGGGCGGGAGCCCAGAGAAAACAGGCTCAGGCACTCGAGCACACAGGGACTCGCTGCATTCAGACGGCGGAGCGGATCTGGCGGCTGGTGCGGGCGTCGCATTACCCCGCGGATGTCCCGAAGAAAGAATCGCTTCCGAATCCGAGCTTCAGTCTCATTCGCGCGCTTACAGCGGAAAACACGTGCCTCTAGCTGCCGTCCCCTTCTGTGGTGCCGCTGGAGTTCTCAGCGGGCTGCGTCAAGGAGACAGAATCCGTGCGGCGGACTCGAGCGTGCGCTGTTTCCAGCAGACTCTTCGttccgcttctgcgtctgcccgCCAAGCTGAccctgccgcggcctcacGATCcaagcagacgccgagggccGACAaggagcgcctcgccctgaTTCCTGCGCACAGGCAGCCTCGTGGGCTGTCCGACGTCCCTatcgggcgccgcgacagcaTGGCCTCAGCTCGAGGCGGAGTCGCACCGCCCACCTGCGCAGGCTCGCGATCGCTGCGGCATGATGCGGCAGTGCTTCGTCAGGAGGGAATCCGACTCAGTCAGCGAGACCCCACTGTGTTGAGGAGTGCTGGGGCGGGACGAGTTGGTGCGGCACAGACAGCGCAGAGAGGTACCTCGAAATGTCGACGCCCTTTCGATTCTGGCTCACTAGGTTATACGAtgcaggggggcggcgaggagcgacAGAGGGGTCGAGGCTTTCTCCCCTTTTCCACAACGTCTGGCTACTCGGGGACGCCCTTCGGAGCCCACGGGGGGCAAGTGAACAGTGGCCTCCCCAGGGGTTTCGCAGGGTCGGCCTCACGCGTTAAGTTGCCGAAGTGGATGCACGATTACGGCGTCGCGGATCCCTCCCTTCAAACCAATCGCCACAGCTGGCAAGACACCAGCAACTCTTTGCGAGACACGAGCTCGTATAATTCGCACGACGCCCTcctcccgcaggcgcgccccACGCCTGACTTGGCGCTTCCGTACAGAGAGGGACCTTTTGTGTGCGGAGCGCGAGCTGGCGGGAGCGACGAccagggcggcgctgctgtgtGCGTTGCAGATCCCTCGTGTTTCGCGCCGCAACTCGCCGATGCCTATCCGAGCAGCCTCAGGGGCGTCTCACGAGGCAGCGCTGTTGCGCCTGGCTCCTACCCGTCTCCCCAGTCCTGTGGCTTCGCGTGCGGCAACCCTTCTGCTGTCGGCTTTCCGGTTGCTCACTTCATCTGCAGCAATTGTGGTGCCTCTGCGGTGCCTCCGCACTGCCCCGTCTGTGGGGCCTTCATCATTCAGGTCGACGGGGCGCTTCCCCCGCCGAGCACGGCGCATCTGGTGAATGACGCGTCTCTCCGAGGCTCTGGGTCCCAGCCAAGTCTGCGCGACAGCGCCAGGCCTCGCCGAGGCGACGTCGAGGACGAGCCTCAGGGTCGCCCCTACGCGCCCTACGACCTTTCCCCGCCGCGATGCCGAGGCGCCCCAGTGCCGCGCCGTCCTCATAAActcggagaagacgcgcaggagcgcccgcgcggcctttCAAGCGCAGTCCTGCGGGCCTCCGTCACTGCCACCACACACACCGGGGCAGACGAGCCCTTGAAGGGGGAGAAGAGCAGCCCGCCGGCTAAACAACAGTCCACGTCTTCTTCGACTTCTCGTCTGCTGTCGACCAAAAACCTCGCAGCTCAGGTGTGGGGCTCGCCCCGGGTCTGTGCTCTCCTCTGCTCGTTCCTCCGTCTCCCTCAACTCCTTGTCATTCGGCGCTGCAACAAGAATCTCCTTGTGGCTGCGCAGTTCGAAATGCGGTATGTCCTCTACGCGACGTTACAGCACCGGCTtcgcgaagaggagcgaaCTGAGAGGCCGATCAGAAGTCCGCGGCCAAAGAGCTGTGAGCCCTCGAGTCCCTGCGAGCGAGAGGGGGAGCGTGGAAGAGGCTTGACGCCAGGCGGGCCTCTCGTTCGTCAGAAGCGCAACCAGTCTCTGCCCGCCTGTCCCTTCAACGCGGAGACTCTCACACGGCTCCTGCAGCTGTCAGAGACGGAGCTGAACGCGCTGAAGAGCGGAAAACTACcagagcggcgagccgcagacgccaacACGCCAAGAAAGGAGGAGCTTCGAGCTCGGGCTCGTCGTTTCCTGAGCGACCGAGATGAGTGGCTTGAAGCACACCGGAAGCGTAAACCCGCGAAGAGTCTCCCACAACTGTCAGACAGCGACAAGGCGCCTCTCGAGCGAGGTCTGGATGAAGAGATCCAGCTGCGTCGAGAGATACAGCTCCAGCACGAGGAAGAACTGCGTCGGCGGGAGCAAAAACTCCAACAGCAGGAACGCGAGCTCCTTCAGAAGGAACAGGCTCTCTGGCTACAGGAAAAccagcagcgccttcagCAGCAAGCGGTTCGTGGGATACCGCCGCGTTTTTCTAGGGAGCAGGCTGCTGGCTTCGTGGGCGCATGGCCTTACGAAAGTGTCCCTCCGCTGTGTGGCGCTGGTCCGCACAGCAATTACTttgaagaagaaagcgaccAGAATGCCGCACCAGT GATCGACTACGAGGCCGAGCCGCCAACATTTCGCCGACTGCGCCACGCCTTCCTCAAGCTCTGGAACTACAACGATGCTCAGTTCAA GGCTGCTCTTTACCGGcacgccttctcctccttcccaGCGTACAGCTACGACACCGCGGCCATTCTGTGTCGCTGTGTCTACCAGCTGTGCGCGGACGCGACGTCCTCGTTGCCTCTCAACTCgattctccttctcctcacGGACCGTCAGTCGTACCTCTGGCGTCGCATGGCGCGCCTGTCCGGCTACCTGCTCAGCTCGTTTGTCGTAGAAGGCTCGCGGCGGGAGTTTGTCTCGGGCGCTTCCCCAGCGATTCAGCGCGTGACGCCTATATTCCTGGGAAGCGACGGCTTCGGGGACTCGCCCGTGCGCACAGCCGACCCGGGATTGCATGTGAGAAGCAGGGGTGGATATGGCTCTGCTGGACGCCCTGCAGCGAGTTCGAGTGCGAACGACGCTCTTGAAGAAGCGACTTCGCCGTGCACGTTGGCGCGGGGCGTTCGAGGGGCAGTTCTTGAGTCGATGGAGCTGAAACTGGCGAAACTCTCTCCAGAGTTCATCGACGAATTCGTGCTCTACGGGCGCCAGCAGGTGCTCTTCACACAGCTGCAGGCTacggagggaggcgccgacCGAGCGCTACTCGCCACGACGTTTCGGCGGTTTCGCAAACAAGCTGAAGACCGCTACGTGCTGATGGACCTCTACGAATGGCTTGCTGCGGCGTTGACATTCGCACAAAAATGCATGAAAGTGAAGCAGATGGCAACGCGACAGGCCTCGCCCGCTCGGGGCCGCCCCAGACGCacagccgccggcgggctGGCCTAtgagagcgccggcggcaccAGAGAGCGATTTACGACTcccgacgagggcgcggggTCGCGATGGCGATCCGGAGATCCACGGGGGCGGGAAACGCCTGGAGCCACGGGGGCCACGCTACGAGGAA GAAGTGTCTCGCGGGCTCCCGCAGCTGCCGGTCGAAGCTTCGGCTCCGACAAAAGAGACTCTTCTCAGGTGGTCCACGGCTACTGCGTTCGCAGCAGGGAgcaagaagacgccgccaccaggaggaagaggacacCCG GCAGAGGCACGGAGGCTGCGACGCGATCCCGCTCAATCCTACGCGGAACGGGGACGGCAGAGTGTCAACGGGCCATGCTGGGGCGCGTAcctttcgcctcgccggcgcagggaAGGTCTGTAACCTTTCGCGGGCGAACTGAAGCCCGCCCGGCGTCTGGGCCCCGGATGAGGAGCGGCGGAGTCTCCAGAGAGCGGCTGGTGCCGGCGACCGCAAACTGTCTGACGGCTAAAGAG GCCGCGACCCTGTGCAAGCTTCTGCAGAGCCAGGGGGAAATTCTTGACGAAGTCAAACAGATTCTGAAGCACATGGCTGCGCCGGGATCTAAGGCAGCTCGCGGGCCGTag
- a CDS encoding hypothetical protein (encoded by transcript BESB_061960), whose amino-acid sequence MGVARKHTNPAVKRTPQEDRRLQGNRFLKAKSRVARSLPLLVFALVLVFPFGVNGKEKKHEETDVEFDVAAPQLSLPSCPDGFAFDRETFRCVQVVSHRPLKKCVVGVLNEDKCLHFVHPLSKTCPPGYHEKFVGDSTPKCAKVNYAQKLLGCHPQEDMIDGLCIRRTYKEIGYVCRKGHLDPENRCVLKQLLPPVLTCPEDYKVLDGACVLYKAISCAGEGVKVEPAAVASSREEILGHLPSGSPHPLAQASLPSQPGSPPSRAADSAHALSVEEAASVSPHRQAGRRGRLVSIETSAERDGRAAHSPGGATSLAPSSLSLHREGVPAGRPMAGSFTGPPSVPYGSHFEEASHEAIAHVHSADLRGWRATEAPAREFLPGDFAPHEGDHELYDAHSDAQPAALPPFHATASLSFSLEGGSASASPSFGSDLPVWPSPRAADGLGFSSDSPAGLSVLTLLRDGSVEESLVPLVSLHDSTSEALLLPDAPYLVQERAPAAGAEKLDSRESSLWLAPSQSTAASPHAFLARPSAVRRAEAAPSREDDQRGVLVQEKSGVSLRERTRPADATRQSSSGATAAPTRREETSRTRQGRESKSLLEILKKTTESGLPRRLLGGPLHTPSTLDDHCFEITRVDASRKCPYDFTLEIYKDDTMNSPVLVCLGSRILPSEAVCAGRIVGSRCLVETRTHAKWFCPLDVHTEEPPKAKKPKPLPPPSPPAPEDSKKAPASHTGKRPERMEAKEVPGKDKSDKEEASVPSSEKKRGSSPTFAEVKTTDKSPKTAGTATTNKERAETPNLEEREREQTEGDPKGRHLASTERPSQNGGGETGTGEGRAAQKDSQRGASHEEGDGGEDDDEASRRQVEQTSLSSSLRQLGRLPFALLLMEINERRRTSDPKQRMKEEVEQMKQARHAGAAVVRPSPPPSLPPGMLPFLGENEKKTKDLKTKKLTDTVEAPPTGLCYREQIVDQIVVCPNGYNVTPAQVCAAVSAPVLTCHAGFKYLPEGLCVQYVYSELVDILGLHEPNETKPKILNKLKKS is encoded by the exons ATGGGTGTTGCCCGGAAACATACGAACCCTGCAGTCAAGCGGACGCCGCAGGAAGACCGAAGGTTACAGGGAAACAGATTTCTCAAGGCGAAGAGTCGGGTCGCTCGGTCGTTGCCTCTGCTGGTTTTTGCTCTCGTGCTTGTCTTTCCTTTTGGCGTCAAcgggaaagagaaaaaacacgaAGAGACTGACGTCGAGTTTGatgtcgccgcgcctcagcTCTCGCTGCCGTCATGCCCAGATGGATTCGCCTTCGACCGAGAGACG TTCAGATGCGTTCAAGTCGTCTCCCATCGGCCTCTGAAGAAATGCGTCGTCGGAGTCCTCAACGAAGACAAGTGCCTCCACTTCGTCCATCCGCTCTCCAAGACCTGTCCCCCGGGCTACCACGAGAAGTTCGTCGGCGACAGCACTCCGAAGTGCGCCAAAGTTAACTACGCACAAAAGCTTCTTGGGTGTCATCCGCAAGAAGACATGATAGACGGCCTCTGCATCCGC CGAACCTACAAGGAGATCGGTTACGTCTGCAGAAAGGGGCACTTGGACCCTGAAAACCGATGCGTTCTCAAGCAGCTCCTCCCTCCGGTGCTCACGTGCCCTGAAGACTACAAGGTCCTCGACGGCGCGTGTGTGCTGTATAAGGCGATTTcttgcgcaggcgagggcgtgAAGGTGGAACCCGCCGCtgtggcgtcgtcgcgcgaggAGATTCTTGGGCACCTTCCCTCCGGTTCGCCTCAcccgctcgcgcaggcctctctgccttctcaacccgggtcgccgccctcgcgagcAGCGGACAGCGCACACGCGCTCAGTGTCGAAGAGGCTGCGAGCGTCTCCCCCCACAGGCAAGCGGGACGCCGTGGGCGTCTCGTTTCTATCGAAACtagtgcagagagagacgggcgcgcagcccactcgcccggcggcgcgacctcACTTGCGCCGAGCTCCCTCAGCCTCCACCGCGAGGGAGTTCCAGCTGGCCGTCCTATGGCAGGCAGCTTCACGGGCCCCCCATCCGTGCCGTATGGCTCTCActtcgaggaggcgagccacGAGGCGATCGCGCATGTGCATTCCGCAGACCTGCGCGGTtggcgcgcgacggaggcgccggcgcgtgagTTTCTTCCCGGAGACTTTGCACCGCACGAAGGCGACCACGAGCTGTACGACGCACACTCTGACGCACAGCCGGCGGCCCTGCCCCCCTTTCACGCCACGGCCAGTCTTTCCTTCTCCCTTGAGGGCGGGTCGGCGTCCGCCAGCCCCTCCTTCGGCAGCGACCTCCCTGTctggccgtcgccgcgcgcggcggacgggcTAGGGTtcagcagcgacagcccTGCGGGTTTGTCAGTCTTGACGCTGTTGAGGGACGGGAGTGTGGAGGAGAGTCTCGTCCCTCTTGTGTCTCTGCATGACTCTACTTCCGAGGCGCTGCTCTTACCGGACGCGCCTTACCTCGTTCAGGAGCGAGctccggcggccggcgccgagaaATTGGACTCTCGGGAGTCCTCTCTTTggctcgcgccttcgcagtccacggcggcgtcgccgcatgcttttctcgcgcggccgtcAGCTGTGCGGagggcggaagcggcgccaAGCCGCGAGGACGACCAGAGAGGAGTGCTGGTTCAAGAGAAAAgcggcgtgtctctgcgtgagCGAACGAGGCCGGCGGACGCCACGCGACAGAGCTCCAGTGgagccacggcggcgccgacacgcagagaagagacttCGAGAACACGCCAGGGGCGGGAGAGCAAGTCGCTGCTGGAAATCTTAAAAAAGACAACGGAAAGCGGCTTGCCCAGGCGCCTCTTGGGCGGGCCTTTGCATACGCCGTCCACTCTGGACGACCACTGCTTCGAG ATCACTCGCGTAGACGCAAGCCGGAAGTGCCCGTATGATTTCACTCTGGAGATCTACAAAGACGACACGATGAATTCGCCGGTCCTGGTGTGCCTGGGGTCGCGGATTTTGCCTTCGGAGGCCGTATGCGCCGGCAGGATTGTGGGATCGAGGTGTCTCGTCGAG ACGCGAACGCACGCAAAGTGGTTTTGTCCCCTGGACGTCCACACCGAGGAAccgccgaaggcgaagaaaccGAAAC CGCTCCCTCCTCCATCCCCGCCAGCGCCTGAGGATTCGAAGAAAGCGCCGGCAAGTCACACGGGCAAACGGCCGGAGAGaatggaggcgaaggaagtTCCAGGCAAAGATAAATCAGACAAGGAGGAAGCTTCCGTGCCCTCTTCAGAGAAAAAGCGGGGCTCATCGCCGACTTTTGCGGAGGTGAAGACCACAGACAAATCGCCGAAAACCGCCGGAACCGCGACAACGAACaaggagagagcggaaacgCCGAATTtggaggagagggagcgcGAGCAGACCGAGGGCGACCCGAAGGGCCGCCATTTGGCATCTACAGAAAGGCCGAGCCAGAATGGAGGAGGGGAAACGGGTACAGGAGAAGGGAGGGCTGCACAGAAAGATAGTCAGCGGGGCGCGAGTcacgaggaaggagacggcggcgaagacgacgacgaggcgtcgcgccgccaggTGGAGCAGACGTCTTTGTCGTCCTCTCTTCGGCAGCTTGGTCGCTTGCCGTTCGCTCTGCTTCTCATGGAGATTAacgagcggcggagaacgTCGGACCCGAAACAGCGGATGAAGGAGGAAGTCGAGCAAATGAAGCAAGCGAGGCACGCTGGCGCGGCAGTGGTGCGTCCTTCGCCCCCGCCCAGCCTCCCGCCGGGCATGCTTCCGTTTCTGGGAGAGAATGAAAAAAAGACGAAAGACTTAAAGACCAAAAAGCTCACCGACACCGTGGAAGCTCCGCCAACCGGTCTCTGCTACAGAGAACAAATCGTGGATCAGATTGTCGTCTGCCCAAACGGATACAACGTCACGCCCGCACAAGTCTGCGCAGCAGTCAGTGCCCCGGTGCTCACTTGCCACGCG GGTTTCAAGTACCTTCCGGAAGGTCTATGCGTGCAATATGTGTATTCTGAGCTAGTCGACATCCTAGGACTTCATGAGCCCAATGAGACGAAGCCAAAAATCCTCAATAAGCTGAAGAAAAGTTGA